The proteins below come from a single Geobacillus thermoleovorans genomic window:
- the pstB gene encoding phosphate ABC transporter ATP-binding protein PstB: MAVVERRKEDIPSAQLVKKEVVYETNGLNVWYGEHHALKHIHLSFYEREITAIIGPSGCGKSTYIKTLNRMIELIPNVRLEGEILYRGRRIFDTSYPVEQLRTQVGMVFQKPNPFPKSIYDNVAYGPRIHGIRDRRRLDEIVEKSLRQAALWEEVKDRLHENALGLSGGQQQRLCIARCLAVEPDVILMDEPTSALDPISTAKVEELMGELKTKYSIIIVTHNMQQAARISDRTAFFLNGEVIEYGETKTLFSRPADQRTADYIAGRFG, encoded by the coding sequence ATGGCGGTGGTGGAGCGCCGAAAAGAGGACATTCCTTCGGCCCAGTTGGTGAAAAAAGAGGTTGTTTACGAAACGAATGGACTGAACGTATGGTATGGCGAGCATCATGCGTTAAAACATATTCACCTGTCTTTTTATGAACGCGAGATTACAGCGATTATCGGCCCGTCAGGATGCGGCAAGTCAACCTATATCAAAACGCTCAATCGAATGATCGAGCTCATTCCAAACGTCCGGCTCGAAGGGGAGATTTTGTATCGCGGCCGCCGCATTTTTGACACGTCATACCCTGTTGAACAGCTGCGGACGCAAGTGGGCATGGTGTTTCAAAAGCCCAACCCGTTTCCAAAGTCGATTTATGACAACGTCGCCTATGGGCCGCGCATTCATGGGATCCGCGACCGGCGGCGGCTCGATGAGATCGTCGAAAAAAGCTTGCGCCAAGCGGCGCTCTGGGAGGAAGTCAAAGATCGGCTTCATGAAAATGCCCTCGGTTTATCGGGCGGCCAACAGCAGCGGCTGTGCATCGCCCGCTGTTTGGCCGTCGAGCCGGATGTCATTTTAATGGATGAACCGACATCAGCGCTCGATCCCATTTCGACAGCGAAGGTCGAGGAGTTGATGGGCGAGCTGAAAACAAAATACAGCATCATCATTGTCACGCATAATATGCAGCAGGCGGCTCGCATTTCCGATCGGACAGCGTTTTTCTTAAACGGAGAAGTGATTGAGTACGGAGAGACAAAAACGTTGTTTTCTCGTCCAGCTGATCAGCGGACGGCGGATTATATCGCCGGGCGGTTCGGATGA
- a CDS encoding M14 family metallopeptidase has protein sequence MHLQAWPGDTFETYGRWFSVPTELIIDSNPHVEEGLRPGQTVAIPGYAPIDTWEALADRLSLPTEVLRRLPGAMAVINGTAPLPKRISSPVVRSVRPYDFAALMEDITALVCRYPFVRQRTIGHSVLGLPLVELQIGRGPVRVHMNGSFHANEWITTAVIMALIDEYARALVNDDELAGHRVLDYYRKVTLSVVPMVNPDGVNLVLNGPPEEEPHRSEVVCINGGSLDFSQWKANIRGVDLNNQFPANWEIEQTRKPPKAPAPRDFPGFAPLTEPEAKAMAALAESGDFAMVVAFHTQGKEIYWGYEGFEPPEAKATVQAMAEASGYQAVRYIDSHAGYRDWFIQTWRRRGYTVELGEGVNPLPLSQFARIYRDSLGLFLAALKMA, from the coding sequence ATGCACCTTCAAGCATGGCCCGGCGATACGTTTGAAACATATGGACGATGGTTTTCGGTGCCGACTGAACTGATCATCGATTCGAATCCGCATGTGGAAGAGGGATTGCGCCCTGGGCAGACCGTTGCCATCCCGGGATACGCGCCGATCGATACGTGGGAAGCGCTCGCTGACCGCCTATCGCTGCCGACGGAGGTGCTGCGGCGGCTGCCGGGGGCGATGGCGGTCATCAACGGAACAGCGCCGCTGCCGAAGCGGATTTCGTCCCCGGTCGTCCGCAGCGTCCGTCCGTACGATTTTGCCGCTTTGATGGAGGATATCACCGCCCTCGTCTGTCGCTATCCGTTTGTGCGCCAGCGGACGATCGGCCATAGCGTTCTCGGCTTGCCGCTCGTTGAACTGCAAATCGGCCGCGGGCCGGTGCGCGTGCATATGAACGGATCATTCCACGCGAATGAGTGGATCACGACGGCCGTAATCATGGCGCTCATCGACGAGTACGCGAGGGCGTTGGTTAACGATGACGAGCTTGCTGGCCATCGGGTGCTTGATTATTACCGTAAAGTGACTCTTTCCGTTGTGCCGATGGTCAATCCCGACGGCGTCAACCTTGTGCTGAACGGCCCGCCGGAAGAAGAGCCGCATCGGAGCGAAGTCGTCTGCATCAACGGTGGATCGCTCGACTTTTCGCAATGGAAAGCGAACATCCGCGGCGTTGATTTAAACAATCAATTCCCAGCTAACTGGGAAATAGAACAGACCCGCAAACCGCCGAAAGCGCCGGCACCGCGTGATTTTCCAGGATTCGCCCCGCTTACGGAGCCGGAGGCGAAAGCGATGGCGGCGCTCGCCGAGTCGGGCGATTTTGCGATGGTCGTCGCGTTTCATACACAAGGCAAGGAAATTTATTGGGGATATGAAGGGTTCGAGCCGCCGGAGGCGAAGGCAACGGTTCAGGCGATGGCTGAAGCAAGCGGCTACCAGGCTGTTCGCTACATTGACAGCCATGCCGGCTACCGCGATTGGTTCATTCAAACGTGGAGACGGCGCGGTTACACGGTGGAGCTCGGCGAGGGTGTCAATCCATTGCCGCTCTCGCAGTTTGCGCGAATATACCGCGACAGCCTCGGCCTGTTTTTAGCAGCGCTCAAAATGGCATAA
- a CDS encoding YqgQ family protein — MKTVYDVQQLLKRFGTIIYVGDRLADLELMEEEVKELYQSQLIDAKQLQAALFILRQEAQMEREKRMKKG, encoded by the coding sequence ATGAAGACGGTATACGATGTTCAGCAGCTGTTGAAACGGTTTGGCACGATCATTTACGTGGGCGACCGGCTCGCTGATCTGGAGCTGATGGAAGAGGAAGTGAAAGAGCTGTACCAGTCCCAGCTGATCGATGCGAAACAGCTGCAAGCCGCTTTGTTTATTTTGCGGCAGGAAGCGCAAATGGAGCGGGAAAAACGGATGAAAAAAGGATGA
- a CDS encoding 5-formyltetrahydrofolate cyclo-ligase, with the protein MMDGKQEWRQRMLNQLRQLKAAEKEMYDRQIAAHLYRWPLWQTARTIAMTVSRETEVNTLPIIEQAWREGKTIGVPKCDPRAKTMSFRRLESFSQLEKAYAGLFEPIEKQTTPIDRDEFDLIIVPGVCFAKTGYRIGYGGGYYDRYLPGASAVTAALAYSFQVMDDIPAEEHDVPVKFIITDQGVLHCER; encoded by the coding sequence ATGATGGACGGCAAACAGGAATGGCGCCAGCGCATGTTGAATCAGCTTCGGCAGCTTAAAGCGGCAGAAAAAGAGATGTACGATCGGCAAATCGCCGCTCATTTATATCGGTGGCCATTATGGCAAACGGCGCGGACGATCGCCATGACGGTGTCGAGAGAGACGGAAGTCAACACCTTGCCGATCATTGAACAGGCGTGGCGGGAAGGAAAAACGATCGGCGTCCCGAAATGCGATCCAAGGGCGAAAACGATGTCCTTTCGGCGGCTTGAGTCGTTTTCCCAGCTCGAAAAAGCGTACGCCGGATTGTTTGAGCCGATTGAAAAACAAACAACGCCGATCGACCGCGATGAGTTTGATCTCATCATTGTCCCGGGGGTCTGTTTTGCCAAAACCGGCTACCGGATCGGCTATGGCGGCGGGTATTACGATCGATATTTGCCGGGAGCTTCGGCGGTGACGGCAGCGCTGGCTTACTCCTTTCAAGTGATGGACGACATTCCGGCCGAGGAGCATGATGTGCCGGTGAAATTCATTATTACTGATCAAGGAGTTCTTCACTGTGAGCGATGA
- a CDS encoding spore germination protein: MEKQMPKRLASRRLHDNASYLAERLGVGKSFDVIRLDVEYGGRAMALFMIDGFVKDDILHYLMRYLSRLEEHELDVHPLEKLLKKYLPYVEIGQTDDLEEAVAMVLAGPTALVVDGVERIILIDARTYPVRGPQEPDTERVVRGARDGFVETIVFNTALIRRRVRDPSLRMEYVQVARRSKTDICICYIEEIADPELVRRVRESITAIDTDGLVMAEKTVEEFISGRHWNPYPVVRYTERPDTAAAHLYEGHVLVIVDGSPSVIITPATFWHHLQHAEEYRNKPIVGAYLRLVRFLAVWASVFLLPLWYLLMIEPELLPDPLQFLGKAKLGDIPLFAQILMIEIGMDMLRMAAIHTPSSLATALGLVAALMIGGIAVEVGLFSNEVILYFSVTAIGTFATPSYEMSLANRLVRIALLILSGLFGLYGYVIGITVWILALARMTSFGVPYLWPFIPFSYRAMRDVLIRSPMPLKNRRPAILHPRDPDR; the protein is encoded by the coding sequence ATGGAGAAACAGATGCCCAAACGCCTGGCGTCCCGTCGCCTTCATGACAATGCATCCTATTTAGCCGAACGGCTTGGAGTCGGGAAGAGCTTCGATGTCATTCGCCTTGACGTCGAATATGGCGGCCGGGCGATGGCGTTGTTTATGATTGACGGATTTGTCAAAGACGATATTTTGCATTATTTGATGAGATATTTGTCCCGGCTTGAGGAACACGAACTGGACGTTCACCCGCTTGAGAAGCTCCTGAAAAAATATCTTCCGTACGTCGAGATCGGACAGACAGACGACTTGGAAGAAGCGGTCGCGATGGTGCTTGCTGGGCCGACGGCATTAGTCGTTGACGGCGTTGAGCGGATCATTTTGATTGACGCCCGCACGTATCCGGTGCGCGGGCCGCAAGAGCCGGATACGGAACGGGTCGTACGCGGGGCGCGCGACGGTTTTGTCGAGACGATCGTCTTTAACACCGCGCTCATCCGCCGCCGCGTCCGCGACCCTTCCTTGCGCATGGAGTACGTGCAGGTGGCGCGGCGCTCGAAGACCGATATTTGCATTTGCTATATCGAGGAAATAGCCGACCCAGAACTCGTTCGCCGCGTTCGGGAATCGATTACCGCCATTGACACAGACGGGCTGGTTATGGCTGAGAAAACGGTGGAAGAGTTTATTTCCGGACGGCATTGGAATCCGTACCCGGTTGTCCGCTATACGGAACGCCCTGATACGGCAGCGGCCCATTTGTATGAAGGCCATGTGCTTGTGATCGTCGATGGATCGCCAAGTGTCATTATTACCCCGGCAACGTTTTGGCATCATTTGCAGCACGCTGAAGAGTACCGGAATAAGCCGATCGTCGGGGCGTATTTGCGGCTCGTCCGCTTTCTGGCCGTTTGGGCGTCGGTGTTTTTGCTGCCGCTTTGGTATTTGCTCATGATCGAGCCGGAACTGTTGCCGGATCCACTCCAGTTTTTGGGAAAGGCCAAATTGGGAGACATTCCGCTGTTTGCACAAATTTTGATGATTGAAATCGGGATGGATATGCTGCGAATGGCCGCCATTCATACACCGTCTTCGCTGGCGACCGCGCTCGGCCTCGTCGCCGCGCTTATGATCGGCGGCATCGCGGTGGAAGTTGGACTCTTTTCCAATGAAGTGATTTTGTATTTTTCCGTTACGGCCATCGGTACGTTTGCGACGCCCAGCTATGAAATGAGCTTGGCGAACCGGCTCGTCCGCATTGCCTTGCTCATTTTGTCGGGCCTGTTCGGCCTGTACGGTTATGTCATCGGCATCACCGTTTGGATTCTTGCCTTGGCGCGGATGACGTCATTTGGCGTTCCGTACTTATGGCCGTTCATCCCGTTCTCCTACCGAGCGATGCGCGACGTGCTCATCCGGTCGCCGATGCCGCTCAAAAACCGGCGGCCGGCGATTCTTCACCCGCGCGACCCTGACCGCTGA
- a CDS encoding DUF92 domain-containing protein: MSDEWWYIAVSALAAGGGWLLRLLSISGAAATVVIGAAVGCGFSWGGIWVLGCFFVSSSFFSHIGRQRKAKLSEKLAKGGRRDAIQVLANGGVPAVLALLAAVRPDPIWDDLFVVAVAAANADTWASEIGSLSPWPPRVWPSFRPVEAGTSGAVTLLGTAASFAGALFIAAVGVFFLDVRPVFTLAFFGWLGSWFDTWLGAAWQAAYRCPACGATTERKWHCGQATIHMKGWRWLDNDAVNVLSVIFAVLAAFVLAR, translated from the coding sequence GTGAGCGATGAATGGTGGTATATCGCGGTCTCTGCCCTCGCCGCCGGCGGCGGGTGGTTGTTGCGCTTGTTGTCCATATCAGGAGCGGCGGCAACCGTTGTCATCGGCGCAGCGGTTGGATGCGGCTTTTCATGGGGCGGAATATGGGTGTTAGGCTGCTTTTTTGTCAGCTCCAGCTTCTTTAGCCACATCGGAAGGCAACGCAAGGCAAAACTGTCTGAAAAATTGGCGAAAGGCGGGCGGCGCGATGCCATCCAAGTGCTGGCCAATGGCGGGGTGCCGGCCGTGTTGGCGCTATTGGCCGCTGTCCGTCCCGACCCGATTTGGGATGATCTGTTTGTTGTCGCCGTCGCTGCAGCGAACGCTGATACGTGGGCATCTGAAATCGGTTCTTTAAGCCCGTGGCCGCCTCGGGTTTGGCCGAGCTTTCGGCCGGTGGAAGCCGGCACCTCAGGGGCTGTGACGCTCCTTGGCACGGCTGCTTCGTTTGCCGGCGCACTGTTTATTGCGGCTGTTGGCGTGTTTTTTCTCGACGTCCGACCCGTTTTTACTCTTGCCTTTTTCGGTTGGCTCGGCAGCTGGTTCGATACGTGGCTTGGCGCGGCTTGGCAAGCGGCTTACCGCTGTCCGGCATGCGGGGCGACGACTGAGCGGAAATGGCATTGCGGGCAGGCGACCATTCATATGAAAGGCTGGCGGTGGCTTGACAATGATGCGGTGAACGTTCTTTCGGTCATCTTTGCGGTGCTGGCCGCCTTCGTGCTGGCGCGTTAG
- a CDS encoding sigma factor-like helix-turn-helix DNA-binding protein — translation MVEYAIIALAALAIILLVLSFFAKDELKPLEEQIDHLTVSLAQETYQIKKRLQVIEEELLIPERQRSASPRLGGSLSPADRRILFLHKQGFPLEDIARETGLTVAEVERAVRRLRR, via the coding sequence GTGGTGGAATACGCAATCATCGCTTTGGCAGCTCTAGCCATTATTCTCCTTGTTCTTTCCTTTTTTGCGAAAGATGAACTGAAACCGCTCGAAGAACAAATCGATCATTTGACCGTTTCCCTGGCGCAAGAAACGTACCAGATCAAAAAGCGGCTGCAAGTCATCGAGGAGGAGCTCCTCATTCCGGAGCGGCAACGGTCCGCTTCGCCGCGGCTTGGCGGATCATTGTCGCCGGCCGATCGGCGCATCTTGTTTTTGCATAAACAAGGATTCCCGCTCGAAGACATCGCCCGTGAGACGGGGCTGACCGTTGCGGAAGTCGAGCGGGCGGTAAGGAGGTTGCGCCGATGA
- a CDS encoding MBL fold metallo-hydrolase has protein sequence MEWTRIPVGPIQANAYLLSSADRQCLIVDPGAEGAALVRRIEEKGLTPLAILLTHAHFDHIGGIPDVLARWDIPVYVHEKEKQWLQDPALNGSLYFGGPVAVRCEPTCLKGPTVLNIGPFALDVRETPGHSPGSVSYYCKQANIVFSGDALFAGSIGRTDLPGGNHQQLLKSIHDELLTLPEETIVLSGHGPETTIAAEMDTNPFLHGFS, from the coding sequence ATGGAATGGACGCGCATCCCTGTCGGCCCGATTCAGGCCAACGCTTACTTGTTGTCGTCTGCAGATCGACAATGCCTGATCGTTGACCCCGGCGCGGAAGGCGCGGCGCTCGTCCGCCGGATCGAGGAAAAAGGGCTGACCCCGTTGGCGATTTTGCTGACGCATGCGCATTTTGACCATATTGGCGGCATCCCGGACGTGCTTGCCCGCTGGGACATTCCAGTGTATGTGCACGAAAAGGAAAAACAATGGCTGCAAGATCCGGCATTGAATGGCTCGCTTTATTTCGGCGGTCCGGTCGCTGTCCGCTGCGAACCGACATGCCTGAAAGGGCCGACGGTGCTGAACATTGGTCCGTTTGCGTTGGATGTCCGCGAAACGCCGGGTCATTCCCCGGGCAGCGTCTCGTATTATTGCAAACAAGCCAATATTGTGTTTTCCGGCGATGCGCTGTTTGCCGGCAGCATCGGACGCACGGATTTGCCAGGCGGCAACCATCAGCAGCTGTTGAAAAGCATTCATGACGAACTGCTTACGCTGCCGGAGGAAACGATCGTTCTTTCAGGCCATGGGCCAGAGACGACGATCGCCGCGGAGATGGATACAAATCCGTTTTTGCATGGGTTTTCGTAA
- a CDS encoding class I SAM-dependent methyltransferase yields the protein MGRLYEQIAAAPGGRVSYADYMQMVLYDERFGYYMRERAKIGKEGDFFTNSSFAPVFGKALASLWVRMVEQSGLPPAVCEWGGGDGRLALSVLEEWKKKSPHTYDRLSYTIIDQSPFHRRRQRETLQPAAEKVEQYDDVSRWLAERGPFSGIVFSNEFFDAFPVHVIVKEGGVLHECFVAARDGRLVEEKAPLCRPAIVRYLHERGLDLAEGQRLEVPLAMKAFWLEVGPLFHQAVMVTVDYGYTDEQLRAPARRHGSLRGYFRHQLVADPLRHPGEMDLTSHVQWDALRLYARQAGWEEVAFVRQDRFLLAAGLLHEWNVSEGGDFFSPASRQNRMIRALIADDGVSRFFDVLILQKGMSLPARHFWPAPEFLPAD from the coding sequence ATGGGTCGATTGTATGAACAGATTGCCGCAGCGCCGGGTGGGCGGGTGTCGTACGCCGATTACATGCAGATGGTTCTTTACGACGAACGATTCGGCTACTATATGCGAGAGCGGGCGAAAATCGGCAAGGAAGGCGATTTTTTTACGAACAGCTCATTCGCGCCGGTGTTTGGCAAAGCGCTTGCTTCGCTTTGGGTTCGGATGGTGGAACAGAGCGGCCTGCCGCCCGCTGTTTGCGAGTGGGGGGGCGGAGACGGAAGATTGGCGCTTTCGGTATTGGAAGAATGGAAGAAAAAAAGTCCACATACATACGACCGCTTGTCGTATACGATCATCGACCAAAGCCCGTTCCACCGCCGGCGCCAGCGCGAAACGCTTCAACCCGCAGCCGAGAAGGTGGAGCAATATGACGATGTCTCTCGCTGGCTGGCCGAGCGTGGGCCGTTTTCCGGCATTGTGTTTAGCAACGAATTTTTTGATGCGTTTCCCGTTCACGTCATTGTAAAGGAAGGCGGCGTTTTGCACGAATGTTTTGTCGCCGCCCGCGATGGCCGGCTCGTTGAAGAAAAGGCGCCGCTTTGCCGTCCCGCTATTGTCCGCTATTTACATGAGCGCGGATTGGATCTTGCTGAAGGGCAAAGGCTTGAGGTGCCTCTCGCGATGAAGGCGTTTTGGCTCGAGGTTGGGCCGCTGTTTCATCAGGCGGTGATGGTGACGGTCGACTATGGCTATACGGACGAACAGTTGCGCGCCCCGGCACGGCGGCATGGAAGCTTGCGCGGATATTTCCGCCATCAGCTTGTTGCCGACCCGCTTCGCCATCCGGGGGAGATGGACTTGACGAGCCATGTACAATGGGATGCGCTTCGCTTGTACGCCCGTCAGGCTGGGTGGGAGGAAGTGGCGTTCGTTCGCCAAGATCGGTTTTTGCTCGCGGCCGGCCTTTTGCATGAATGGAACGTTTCAGAAGGCGGCGATTTCTTTTCGCCGGCAAGCCGCCAAAATCGAATGATCCGCGCGCTGATCGCCGACGATGGCGTCAGCCGCTTTTTTGACGTGCTTATTTTGCAGAAAGGAATGAGTCTCCCCGCGCGACACTTTTGGCCAGCGCCCGAGTTTTTGCCGGCCGATTAA
- a CDS encoding DUF2759 domain-containing protein — translation MGTVIIFALVTLLALYGMLRTLREKNVLGFLFGLATTAVFGWFTIMTILHHGIPTGTH, via the coding sequence ATGGGTACGGTCATTATTTTTGCACTTGTGACGTTGCTTGCCCTTTATGGAATGCTCCGTACATTGCGCGAGAAAAACGTGCTCGGATTTTTGTTTGGACTTGCCACTACCGCCGTATTCGGCTGGTTTACCATCATGACCATTTTACATCATGGCATTCCAACCGGCACGCACTGA
- a CDS encoding endolytic transglycosylase MltG — translation MNKRSMRSFSLGLLVSTALIGASYYASPPAAPTEAEIKTFLKQHGLVAVAKEEYDRLRSAQPNAAPKAASKQMSEPSGQTVYVYRLVIQKGDTPETFARELEEAGIIQSARAFNDYLEQHGLTRSIRPGVYNVRSDMDYAAIGRLIAEP, via the coding sequence ATGAACAAGCGATCCATGCGTTCGTTTTCCCTCGGGTTGCTTGTATCGACAGCACTGATCGGCGCCTCGTATTACGCTTCACCCCCGGCTGCACCGACGGAAGCGGAAATCAAGACGTTCCTCAAACAGCATGGGCTTGTCGCCGTGGCGAAAGAGGAATACGACAGGCTCCGCAGCGCTCAGCCGAACGCCGCTCCGAAAGCGGCGTCCAAGCAGATGTCCGAACCATCAGGGCAAACCGTTTACGTCTATCGACTCGTTATTCAAAAAGGAGATACGCCAGAGACCTTTGCCCGCGAACTTGAAGAGGCTGGCATCATTCAAAGCGCCCGCGCCTTCAACGACTACTTGGAACAACATGGGCTGACGCGCTCCATCCGCCCCGGCGTCTACAACGTGCGGAGCGATATGGACTACGCAGCGATCGGCCGTTTGATTGCCGAACCATAA
- the rpmG gene encoding 50S ribosomal protein L33, whose translation MRVNITLACTECGERNYITSKNKRNNPERLELKKYCPRDRKVTLHRETK comes from the coding sequence ATGCGCGTGAACATTACATTGGCATGCACAGAATGCGGCGAACGCAACTATATTACATCGAAAAATAAACGCAACAACCCAGAGCGTTTGGAATTGAAAAAATATTGCCCGCGCGATCGCAAAGTCACGTTGCACCGCGAAACGAAGTAA
- a CDS encoding rhomboid family intramembrane serine protease yields MGTMDVLFWQLVQRLSRGGYRIVRMSEQADEVWLESNHWRRPTLIRLVRADFDWSRSLRLDMEYTWQFVQQMRGWNFSKAGRVINVYVMVYPPVDDWEFLVAEPLPLSGVSDGVLHTLLLHSGNMGDVLPRLAEMTGVALRFEPPVETSDPFAAAERLKREVVREWRRRREEERRIFEYGKPMFTRLFIVVQVAMFLVLEWSGGSTNPDVLIHYGAKFNPLIEAGEWWRLLTPMFLHIGFLHLLTNTLALYYLGITVERLYGSLRFLFIYVTAGFFGALASFLFTPSLSAGASGAIFGLFGALLYFGTVYRHLFFRTMGMNVISLIIVNLLFGLLVPGIDNAGHIGGLVGGFLAAGVVHLPKHTALGRQAGALAVAALLVAAGLWIGFR; encoded by the coding sequence ATGGGAACGATGGATGTACTGTTTTGGCAGCTTGTTCAGCGTTTGTCTCGCGGCGGCTACCGCATCGTACGGATGTCTGAGCAGGCCGATGAAGTATGGCTGGAATCAAACCATTGGCGTCGCCCAACACTCATCCGCCTCGTGCGCGCTGATTTTGATTGGAGCCGATCGTTGCGCCTTGATATGGAATATACATGGCAATTCGTTCAGCAAATGAGGGGATGGAATTTCAGCAAAGCGGGCCGGGTCATCAATGTTTATGTGATGGTGTATCCGCCGGTTGACGATTGGGAATTTCTTGTCGCCGAGCCGTTGCCGCTCTCTGGAGTGTCCGATGGCGTGCTTCATACGCTCCTCCTTCACAGCGGCAATATGGGGGACGTGCTGCCGCGGCTTGCGGAGATGACGGGTGTTGCGCTCCGTTTTGAGCCGCCTGTGGAAACGTCCGATCCGTTTGCTGCCGCCGAGCGCTTAAAGCGCGAGGTGGTCCGCGAATGGCGGCGCCGCCGTGAGGAGGAACGGCGCATTTTTGAGTATGGCAAGCCGATGTTCACCCGGCTGTTCATCGTCGTGCAGGTTGCGATGTTTTTGGTTCTCGAATGGAGCGGCGGGAGCACGAATCCGGATGTGTTGATCCACTACGGCGCCAAATTCAATCCGCTCATTGAGGCGGGAGAATGGTGGCGGCTGTTGACGCCAATGTTTTTGCATATTGGTTTTTTGCATCTGCTGACCAACACGCTCGCCTTGTATTATTTAGGGATCACGGTTGAGCGGCTGTACGGCTCGCTTCGCTTTTTGTTCATTTACGTAACGGCTGGATTTTTCGGAGCGCTGGCGAGTTTTTTGTTTACACCGTCATTATCGGCCGGGGCGTCGGGAGCCATTTTCGGGCTGTTCGGGGCTCTTCTTTACTTCGGCACTGTCTACCGGCATTTATTTTTTCGAACGATGGGGATGAACGTCATCAGTTTAATCATCGTCAACCTGTTGTTTGGCCTGCTTGTTCCCGGCATCGACAACGCCGGCCATATCGGCGGACTGGTTGGCGGTTTTTTGGCGGCTGGCGTCGTTCATTTGCCAAAACACACCGCTTTAGGGCGGCAGGCGGGAGCGTTGGCGGTGGCGGCGTTGCTTGTCGCCGCTGGCTTATGGATCGGATTTCGGTAA
- a CDS encoding ROK family glucokinase, with amino-acid sequence MEPWLVGIDLGGTTIKMAFVTTEGDIVHKWEIPTNTANRGEHIVADIARSLEKTLAQLGGAKERLLAAGIGAPGPVEEETGMLYETVNIGWTNYPLKQRLEEATGLPVSVDNDANLAALGEMWKGAGGGARHLLFVTLGTGVGGGVIANGAIVRGINGAGGEIGHMTMIPDGGARCNCGKTGCLETIASATGIVRIAKEKLTADERPSELRNGDVTAKAVFDAAKAGDALALEVVDEATYYLGWALANAANVTNPEKIVIGGGVSKAGDMLVERVAAHFRRFAFPRVAAGAKLVLATLGNDAGVIGAAWLAKELVGA; translated from the coding sequence ATGGAACCATGGTTGGTAGGCATTGACCTCGGGGGCACGACAATCAAAATGGCGTTTGTCACCACCGAGGGTGACATCGTGCACAAATGGGAAATTCCGACGAACACCGCCAATCGCGGTGAGCATATCGTCGCTGACATTGCCCGATCGCTTGAAAAGACGCTCGCCCAGCTCGGCGGAGCGAAAGAGAGGCTGCTTGCCGCCGGCATCGGCGCCCCCGGACCGGTCGAAGAGGAAACCGGCATGTTGTATGAGACGGTCAATATAGGGTGGACGAATTATCCATTGAAGCAACGGCTGGAAGAGGCGACGGGGCTGCCCGTTTCGGTCGATAATGACGCCAATCTCGCCGCGCTTGGCGAAATGTGGAAAGGAGCAGGGGGAGGAGCGCGCCATTTGTTGTTTGTGACGCTTGGCACCGGCGTTGGCGGCGGTGTGATTGCCAACGGAGCCATTGTGCGCGGCATAAACGGCGCCGGCGGAGAGATCGGACATATGACGATGATCCCTGATGGCGGCGCCCGTTGCAACTGCGGCAAAACCGGATGTTTGGAAACGATTGCGTCCGCCACCGGCATCGTGCGGATCGCCAAGGAGAAATTGACCGCAGATGAGCGACCGAGTGAGCTTCGCAACGGGGATGTGACGGCCAAAGCGGTGTTTGACGCCGCCAAAGCGGGCGATGCGCTGGCATTGGAAGTGGTCGATGAAGCAACGTACTATCTTGGTTGGGCGTTGGCGAATGCCGCCAATGTGACGAACCCGGAGAAAATCGTGATCGGCGGCGGCGTGTCCAAGGCGGGTGACATGCTTGTCGAGCGCGTGGCCGCCCATTTCCGCCGCTTCGCGTTCCCGCGCGTCGCCGCTGGGGCGAAGCTTGTTTTAGCGACGCTTGGCAACGATGCCGGCGTCATCGGCGCCGCCTGGCTGGCGAAAGAGCTTGTCGGCGCGTAA